The Anomaloglossus baeobatrachus isolate aAnoBae1 unplaced genomic scaffold, aAnoBae1.hap1 Scaffold_4729, whole genome shotgun sequence sequence TACAGGATGATGTGCCGGACACTCACTGTGGCCCCAGGGCTGAGCACGCAGGGGCCACGTGTGAGATCCATACCCCTCCCCCTCTATAAACCGGTAAACAAACCAAGAACAGGGCCAAGTTGCCCCGGACAGACGGAGGAACTCCGGGGGCCAGGAAAGAACAGCAGATAACAGAGAAGACTATTGCTGGAGAGCGGCTAGGATCCTCTATAAACACGGCCGGAGAGATCATCTTCAGGAGGTCTCACACCTGACGGCACTTCAAGAGGGGCGAGGACCCGGGCGACCTGCGGACACGTGCCAGTCACTGCCGGCACTACACGAGGGGCGAGGACCCGGGCGACCTGCGGAGACGTGAGGGGCGAGGACCCGGGCGACCTGCGGAGACGTGAGGGGCGAGGGACCCGGGCGACCTGCGGAGACGTGAGGGGCGAGGACCCGGGCGACCTGCGGAGACGTGAGGGGCGAGGACCCGGGCGACCTGCGGAGACGTGAGGGGCGAGGACCCGGGCGACCTGCGGAGACGTGAGGGGCGAGGACCCGGGCGACCTGCGGAGACGTGAGGGGCGAGGACCCGGGCGACCTGCGGAGACGTGAGGGGCGAGGACCCGGGCGACCTGCGGAGACGTGAGGGGCGAGGACCCGGGCGACCTGCGGAGACGTGAGGGGCGAGGACCCGGGCGACCTGCGGAGACGTGAGGGGCGAGGACCCGGGCGACCTGCGGAGACGTGAGGGGCGAGGACCCGGGCGACCTGCGGAGACGTGAGGGGCGAGGACCCGGGCGACCTGCGGAGACGTGAGGGACGAGGGCCCGGGAGACCTGCGGAGACGTGAGGGACGAGGGCCCGGGAGACCTGCGGAGACGTGAGGGGCGAGGACCCGGGCGACCTGCGGAGACGTGAGGGGCGAGGGACCCGGGAGACCTGCGGAGACGTGAGGGGCGAGGGCCCGGGAGACCTGCGGGGACGTGGGGGCGAGGGCCCGGGAGACCTGCGGGGACGTGAGGGGCGAGGGCCCGGGAGACCTGCGGAGACAAGCCAGTCACTGCCGGCACTACACGAGGGGGCGAGGACCCGGGCGACCTGCGGAGACGAGCCAGTCACTGCCGGCACTACACGAGGGGCGAGGACCCGGGAGACCTGCGGAGACGAGCCAGTCACTGCCGGCACTACACGAGGGGCGAGGACCCGAGCGACCTGCGGAGACGTGCCAGTCACTGCCGGCACTACACGAGGGGCGAGGACCCGGGCGACCTGCGGAGACGAGCCAGTCACTGCCGGCACTACACGAGGGGCGAGGACCCGAGCGACCTGCGGAGACGTGCCAGTCACTGCCGGCACTACACGAGGGGCGAGGACCCGGGAGACCTGCGGAGACGAGCCAGTCACTGCCGGCACTACACTAGGGGCGAGGACCCGGGCGACCTGCGGAGACGAGCCAGTCACTGCCGGCACTACACGAGGGGCGAGGACCCGGGCGACCTGCGGAGACGAGCCAGTCACTGCCGGCACTACACGAGGGGCGAGGACCCGGGAGACCTGCGGAGACGAGCCAGTCACTGCCGGCACTACACGAGGGGCGAGGACCCGGGCGACCTGCGGAGACGAGCCAGTCACTGCCGGCACCGCCCAGTTCCCACGGTTCAGCACAGTTAATGGAGGCCGGGAGGATCACCTGTATGCGCTGAATCAGGCGGTGACACATCCAGAACAATCGCTTGCTGGCCGCGTCCCCATCACACCCCTCAACGAGAGCACAAAACACCAGGTCACCGGGGGGAGGGGAACCCAAAACATGAGGCTGTGCCACGTCCATGTCACGGCAGCGCTGACAGAGCCCATAACTTACCACCTATCAAATATGGAGACGGGCCCCACATCCGGATGTAAGGGGGGGATTTCATACTGCGGATACGTGGCCCCTCACCGACAGCGGCCACAGGGGACACACAATTCTCAGGACGATCATACAAGGAGCAGCCAGTCACAAACAAAGCCAGAATATTGTACCAGAAAGGCCCAGCTGCGCTCCGCCCGCACGCTGCTCTGGGGGGAGAGAACTCGCTGGGAATTTGTACTGACCACAGAAAGATAAATACAAACATGGCTCCAGAGCTGCGTTCCCAGAACCCGGGGTCATCTCCCTGCACATTGTGCCAGCACGTCTTGCCTCAGCGAGGAGGGGGGAGCCCCGACTCCAAGGGGCCCGCGAGAGAGCCGCTTTATTCAGAGGACGTACGGAGGCGCCATCTACAGCACGAGCCCCAGGACTGTGCGGCCTCCCCTCATTCCTGACATATCCGTGCAGACACCTGTGGATCCCGGGGGCTCCTCCTGCGCCAGATACAGACACACAACCTGGTCCTAATAATAGTATTATTATCTGGAGGCTCCCGATgtgcggggctgggggggggggggggaatggggcTTCACCTCCGGGATCGGGACtgtacgagggggggggggggttaatgatGGCTCCGGGACCGTACGAGGGGGAATGGGGCTTCAGCTCCGGGACACGCTGGGCTCAGTAATGAGGGGTGAATAGTGGCGCTTCTGATGACATCACATGGCGGCCACCTCCTCTACAGACTACGCACTGTGTTGCTACAGATCATGTGTGATCTGCGGGATCTAAGGGATCACCCAATGACTGCACCCGCTCAGCGTCACCCGCAGAAGTACCAGagatgtaacccccccccccctccccgacatGTCCCACAGCGGCCGTCACCTGTCCCCTCCGCACAGAGGAGACGCCGTCCTGTACATAGGTGGAGGCAACATGGCGGCCGGGATCAGAGGGAGGACAGCGCCGCATTCCTCCCACCTGAAGCTGCGGGAGAGTCCATGTGTGACCGAACAGGAACAGCCATTGTTTCCCAACACTGGCAACCTGACACACAGGCCCGAAACGCAGCAACGAGCAGTGACCTGGGGACAGGAGGCCAGAGGGGGGATGCAGCACCTGCCGACCACCGCACCCATCACTGAAAGGATAAGAATCGGCTGACAAGGAAAGCAGCCACTGACCGAAAGActgatagtgagcgcagctctggagtatactacaggaacagtaatgtatgtgcacagtgactgcaccagcagaatagtgagtgcagctctggagaatgatacaggcggtaactcaggatcagtaatgtaatgtgtgtacacagtgactgcagcagcagaatagtgagtgcagctctggagtataatacaggaggtaactcaggatcagtaatgtaatgtatgtacacagtgactgcaccagcagaatagtgagtgcagctctggagtataatacaggaggtaacgcaggatcagtaatgtatgtacacagtgactgcaccagcagtatgcagagtgcagctctggagtataatacaggaggtaactcaggatcagtaatgtatgtacacagttgcTGCACCAGCAGTAtgcagagtgcagctctggagtactgtAGGTAGGTGCACAGTTGCTGCAGTTCAGGTACCTGTTGGTGGGTGTCAGATCGCCATGATCAGAAGGTCACATTATTAGGGCATATGTTACCTTGGCATTCGTCCCCCACTTTCTCGTATCCGGCCATGCAGACGCATTGTCCAATGAGCACCAGCCATTCTCCATCTGTATTGCAATGCATGCTGGGAACATCTCCAACGGACACGGCGTTTTGCACACACTTTCCGGTAACCTTGGCCAGGGTTTGGGAGTCGGCCCCAGCGACGGTCTCTGGGAAGAGCGCCATGCCTTGTACCACGGCTGGACACTTCTTGTAGTAGATCCGCACGGAGAGCAGGGCCACGCAGGCGCCGATGTCCTGGAAGGCCAGGTAGAAGCCTTTCTTGGCCAGTTTCCCCACAGACCGCACCTCGATGTTTAGCTTCAGGTTTCGGGAGTCGATGTCCCCCTGCAGCGTGATCTCATCGGGGGCGATGGTATCGATCTTGCGGAAAAGTCTCTTCTGGAAGTTGATGCCGATGTCCATGTCGGACTCCATGTAGTACAGGTTGAAGGTCTCCTTACAAGCCCCCGAAACGCCAGAGAAGCTGTTGCAGTCGCGGACGGTGAAGTGCAGCTCGATGAAGATGCGCTGCGCCTCGCTGCGGTAGATCCAGCTGGTGCGGAGCCAGTTGTCCTGCTCGCCCTCCTGCACGTTACATACGGTGTACATGAAGATGGCGCTGCCGTTCTTCCAGTCCGGCAGAAGATCCCACTGCAAGAGAAGGAGAACGTGAGCCGCGGGCAGCACCAACCGGGGAGGGGGGGCACAAAGAGCGACAGGGAGAACGTAAGCCGCGGGCAGCACCAACTGGGGAGGAGGGAGGGCACAAAGAGCGACAGGGAGAACGTGAGCCGCGGGCAGCACCAACCGGGGAGGGGGGGGCACAAAGAGCAACAGGGAGAACGTAAGCCGCGGGCAGCACCAACCGGGGAGGGGGGGCACAAAGAGCGACAGGGAGAACGTGAGCCGCGGGCAGCACCAACCGGGGAGGGGGGGCACAAAGAGCGACAGGGAGAACGTAAGCCACGGGCAGCACCAACTGGGGAGGAGGGAGGGCACAAAGAGCGACAGGGAGAACGTGAGCCGCGGGCAGCACCAACCGGGGAGGAGGGAGGGCACAAAGAGCGACAGGGAGAACGTGAGCTGCGAGCAGCACCAACCGGGGAGGGGGGGCACAAAGAGCGACAGGGAGAACGTGAGCCGCAGGCAGCACCAACCGGGGAGGAGGGAGGGCACAAAGAGCGACAGGGAGAACGTGAGCTGCGAGCAGCACCAACCGGGGAGGGGGGGGCACAAAGAGCGACAGGGAGAACGTGAGCCGCGGGCAGCACCAAGCAGGGAAGGGGGGGCACAAAGAGCAACAGGGAGAACGTGAGCCGCGGGCAGCACCAACCGGGGAGGGGGGGCACAAAGAGCGACAGGGAGAACGTGAGCTGCGGGCAGCACCAACCGGGGAGGGGGGCACAAAGAGCGACAGAGAGAACGTGAGCCGCGGGCAGCACCAACCGGGGAGGGGGGACACAGAGCGACCGGAAGAACGTGAGCCGCGGGCAGCACCAACCGGGGAGGGGGCACAAAGAGCAACAGGGAGAACGTGAGCCGCGGGCAGCACcaaccggggaggggggggggcacaaggaaggACAGGGAGAATGTGAGCCGCGGGCAGCACCAACCGGGGAGGGGGGGGCACAAAGAGCGACCGGAAGAACGAGAGCCGCGGGAAGCGCCAACCGGGGAGGGGGCGGGGGCACAAAGAGCGACAGGGAGAACGTGAGCCTCGGGCAGCACCAACCGGGTAGGGGGGGGGAGCACAATGAAGGACAGGGGGAAACTGAGCCGCGGGCAGCACCAACCGGGGAGGGGGGCAAAAGGAAGGACAGGGAGAACGTGAGCCGCGGGCAGCACCAACTGGGGGAAAGGGGGGGGCACAATGAAGGACAGGGGGAACGTGAGCCGCGGGCAGCACCAACTGGGGGAAAGGGGGGGGCACAATGAAGGACAGGGGGAACGTGAGCCGCGGGCAGCACCAACCGGGGAGGGGGGCACAATGAAGGACAGGGGGAACGTGAGCCGCGGGCAGCACCAACCGGGGAGGGGGGCACAATGAAGGACAGGGGGAACGTGAGCCGCGGGCAGCACCAACCGGGGAGGGGGGCACAATGAAGGACAGGGGGAACGTGAGCCGCGGGCAGCACCAaccggggagggggaggggggcacaAGGAAGGACAGGGAGAACGTGAGCCGCGGGCAGCACCAACCGAGGAGGGGGGGCACAAGGAAGGACAGGGAGAACGTGAGCCGCGGGCAGCACCAACCGGGAAGGGGGGGCACAAGGAAGGACAGGGAGAACGTGAGCCGCGGGCAGCACCAACCGAGGAGGGGGGCACAAGGAAGGAAAGGGAGAACGTGAGCCGCGGGCAGCACCAACCGAGGAGGGGGGCACAAGGAAGGAAAGGGAGAACGTGAGCCGCGGGCAGCACCAACCGAGGAGGGGGGCACAAGGAAGGACAGGGAGAACGTGATCCACGGGCAGCACCAaccggtgtggggggggggggcacaagtaAGGACCGGGAGACCGTGAGCCACAGGCAGCACCAGGGGAACGTGAGCCACGGGCAGCACCAACCGGGGGAAAGAGGGGGGCACAATGAAGGACAGGGGGAACGTGAGCCACGGGCAGCACCAACCAGGGAGGGGGGGGCACAAGGAACGACAGGGAGAATGTGAGCCACAAACAGCACcaaccggggaggggggggggccacAAAAAAGGACAGGGAGAACGTGAGCCGCGGGCAGCACCAACTGGGGAGGTGGGCCCAAAAGGAACGACAGGGAGAACGTAAGCCGCGGACAGCACCACCAACGGGTGAGGGGGGGCACAAGGAAGGACAGGGAGAACGTGAGCCGTGGGCAGCACCACCAAccggagaaagggggggggggtaacaAGGAAGGACAGCCAGGGCCGAACAATGCAAATCCTACCCAGCTGCTCCTGttggctgaaacgcgttgtattatctgaataacaggagcttctaaaatattttaacaataaaacaactttaatcttaacggaacctgtgcattgtcagcgctcgccagaccgataatccaattacTTACCACATGCACACTCCCTTCTGAGGGATtcggtcagagctgcagcaagACATAGGCACTCCATTTCGAAGTGAAACCCTCAGCTGGAGAACGGTGGATCGCTGTAACACTCCAGAACCCAGAGTGCCGGGGATTTCAGGAGGAATCAGCGGTCCTGAATCCGGACATCTCCAACAAAGATCACGATCTAACAGGATCGCTACCAAGGCTCCAAACCCCCAATCCACACTAGATCGGAGGATCTATACAaccaacaccggggttgtgcgagggcgcacaacctcaccaggtgagcaaacTCTTATTCCTCTTAATTTAATCTTAGACCCGCGGGTACTTCTCATAGGCGCTACTTTCTCTTTTTTAGCAGCTGCTCCTGTTGACTCACAGGCGGCCCCTTTCCCACGTCCGTTGCCCCAGCTCCCGGCCGCCCATCTCACTCCCTGACCCGGAGTCTCACCGGCGGCTGCTTTCCCACGTCCGCTGCCCCAGCTCCCGGCCGCCCATCTCACTCCCTGACCCGGAGTCTCACCGGCGGCCGCTTTCCCACGTCCGCTGCCCCAGCTCCCGGCCGCCCATCTCACTCCCTGACCCGGGGTCTCACCGGCGGCTGCTTTCCCACGTCCGCTGCCCCAGCTCCCGGCCGCCCATCTCACTCCCTGACCCGGAGTCTCACCGGCGGCTGCTTTCCCACGTCCGCTGCCCCAGCTCCCGGCTGCCCATCTCACTCCCTGACCCGGAGTCTCACCGGCGGCTGCTTTCCCACGTCCGCTGCCCCAGCTCCCGGCCGCCCATCTCACTCCCTGACCCGGAGTCTCACCGGCGGCCGCTTTCCCACGTCCGCTGCCCCAGCTCCCGGCCGCCCATCTCACTCCCTGACCCGGGGTCTCACAGGCGGCCCCTTTCCCACGTCCGTTGCCCCAGCTCCCGGCCGCCCATCTCACTCCCTGACCCGGGGTCTCACCGGCGGCCGCTTTCCCACGTCCGCTGCCCCAGCTCCCGGCCGCCCATCTCACTCCCTGACCCGGGGTCTCACCGGCGGCCGCTTTCCCACGTCCGTTGCCCCAGCTCCCGGCCGCCCATCTCACTCCCTGACCCGGAGTCTCACCGGCGGCTGCTTTCCCACGTCCGCTGCCCCAGCTCCCGGCCGCCCATCTCACTCCCTGACCCGGGGTCTCACAGGCGGCCCCTTTCCCACGTCCGTTGCCCCAGCTCCCGGCCGCCCATCTCACTCCCTGACCCGGGGTCTCACCGGCGGCTGCTTTCCCACGTCCGCTGCCCCAGCTCCCGGCCGCCCATCTCACTTCCTGACCCGGGGTCTCACCGGCGGCCGCTTTCCCATGTCCGCTGCCCCAGCTCCCGGCCGCCCATCCCACTCCCTGACCCGGGGTCTCACCGGCGGCTGCTTTCCCACGTCCGCTGCCCCAGCTCCCGGCCGCCCATCTCACTCCCTGACCCGGAGTCTCACCGGCGGCGGCTGCTTTCCCACGTCCGCTGCCCCAGCTCCCGGCCGCCCATCTCACTCCCTGACCCGGGGTCTCACCGGCGGCTGCTTTCCCACGTCCGCTGCCCCAGCTCCCGGCCGGCCATCTCACTCCCTGACCCAGGGTCTCACCGGTGGACGCTTTCCCACGTCCGCTGCCCCAGCTCCCGGCCGCCCATCTCACTCCCTGACCCGGGGTCTCACCGGCGGCCGCTTTCCCACGTCCGCTGCCCCAGCTCCCGGCCGGCCATCTCACTCCCTGACCCGGGGTCTCACCGGCGGCCGCTTTCCCACGTCCGCTGCCCCAGCTCCCGGCCGGCCATCTCACTCCCTGACCCGGGGTCTCACCGGCGGCCGCTTTCACACGTCCGCTGCCCCAGCTCCCGGCCGGCCATCTCACTCCCTGACCCGGGGTCTCACCGGCGGCCGCTTTCCCACGTCCGCTGCCCCAGCTCCCGGCCGCCCATCTCACTCCCTGACCCGGGGTCTCACCGGCGGCCGCTTTCCCACGTCCACTGCCCCAAATCCAAACACAATAATTACAGTCACGGCCATTAATAATTCTCCTCCGGGGTCTGCGCCACATGTCGGGCGACCACTTCACCCTCAAGGTCACTGCCGGTGTTAAGTGGCAGCTGATTAGGCCGAGTCTCGGGATTAGCGCTGTCATCGCAATAATTAACCCCTCCATCTCTGCTCCCCAGGGGAACGGAGCAGGTGGTCTGCGTTATTCCAGGGCTGCCAGGAGGATTCTGGGTAATGAGGGCCACAGACGACAGAGGGCCACACGACCGCTGTCTCCTGCGCCAAACCCCAACCAGCTCCAAAACGGAGGCGTGATGGGATTAACCGGCTAATGAGTAAACTCTGGAAAGACAAACAGCGCGGTGCAGGGGGCGGGAGACGCAGGGGCGCTAGGACAGGGTGCACTTACCCCTTTCCCAAACGGGTTGGTCAGCCAGCCGGTCTCTCCCTTCATCTTCTCAAAATCCAGGAGCATGACTGAAAGAAAAGAAGAGGAGAGAGTCAGTGACAGCAGCGGATGACGCCAGCTCCGGCGGCTCGGTCATACACAGGCCGCGATGCATATAGGAAGACACTACAAGTACCAGCATGCCTGTACACAGGATATAATGGAAGCCAGCTGTGCGGTTATGTAACGGCCACGTGGGCCACATTCCTGCACCGTATAATAACACCTAATCACAAGTCCAGACGAGCGCACGACGCCGAGCCAAAACCACCTCCGTGGGCCGCGAGTCAGCACGGGAAAAGCTGAGTCACGGAGAATCCCCCCCTACAGCAGccgccactaccgcccccaccgGAGCAGACCCCACAAACCTGCCAGCACGTCCACACTGAGGGCAGCGCCAGCACCTGCGGTGCCTCCATCGCCCACGTCTGCAGCAGCCACTAATGGCGACAGCGTCATTCCCTGCGGGATTCACCCTGCGTATCTGACAGGGGGAAGCCGCTGACGGCTCAAGGGCCCCCATCACAGGTGCGGATTTCCGGTATTGCTTGGACCGGAGCCTGGGAATGTAAAGGTGCGCTCCCCGTCCCCGTGCCAGCTCCCCCTCCCTGAATAAACAGTGGCAAAGCAAACAGTGCggcatgtggggggggggggctgtgccaTTCTCTGCCGGGGCTCAGCGGCACATCGCACTGTACGGACACATGACGGCAACCCCCATCATAGGATCACACTGTACGGACAAACGACGGCGTTCCCCCCCCCATCATAGGATCACACTGTACGGACACATGACGGCGTCCCCCATCATAGGATTGCACCGTACGGACATGTGACAGCGCCCCTCATCATAGGATCACACTGTACGGACACATGACAGCACCCCCCATCATAGGATTGCACCGTACGGACATGTGACAGTGTCCCCCATCATAGGATCACACTGTACGGACACATGACAGCACCCCCCATCATAGGATTGCACCGTACGGACATGTGACAGCGTCCCCGCCATCATAGGATCACACTGTACGGACACATGACAGCGCCCCCCCCATCATAGGATCACACTGTACGGACACATGACAGCATCCCCCATCATAGGATTGCACCGTACGGACATGTGACAGCGCCCCCCATCATAGCATCACACTGTATGGGCATGTAACGGCCTCACTGAGTGTCCCCATCATAGGATCACACTGTACGGACACATGACAGCGCCCCCCATCATAGCATCACACTGTACAGACACATGACAGCGCCCCCCATCATAGGATTGCACCGTACGGACATGTGACAGTGTCCCCCATCATAGGATCACACTGTACGGACACATGACAGCACCCCCCATCATAGGATTGCACCGTACGGACATGTGACAGCGTCCCCGCCATCATAGGATCACACTGTACGGACACATGACAGCGCCCCCCCATCATAGGATTGCACCGTACGGACATGTGACAGCGTCCCCCATCATAGGATCACACTGTACGGACACATGACAGCACCCCCCATCATAGGATCACACTGTACGGACACATGACAGCATCCCCCATCATAGGATTGCACCGTACGGACATGTGACAGCGCCCCCATCATAGCATCACACTGTATGGGCATGTAACGGCCTCACTGAGTGTCCCCATCATAGGATCACACTGTACGGACACATGACAGCGCCCCCCCATCATAGGATCACACTGTACGGACACATTACAGCGTCCCCCCATCATAGGATCACACTGTACAGACACATGACAGCGCCCCCCATCATAGGATCACACTGTACAGACACATGACAGCGCCCCCCATCATAGGATCACACTGTACAGACACATGACAGCGCCCCCCCATCATAGGATCACACTGTACGGACACATTACAGCGTCCCCCCCATCATAGGATCACACTGTACAGACACATGACAGCGCCCCCCATCATAGGATCACACTGTACAGACACATGACAGCGCCCCCCATCATAGGAT is a genomic window containing:
- the LOC142281379 gene encoding ephrin type-A receptor 2-like, translated to MSRPAGTSPAGTLLLLLLCGRVLLSLQTTEVMLLDFEKMKGETGWLTNPFGKGWDLLPDWKNGSAIFMYTVCNVQEGEQDNWLRTSWIYRSEAQRIFIELHFTVRDCNSFSGVSGACKETFNLYYMESDMDIGINFQKRLFRKIDTIAPDEITLQGDIDSRNLKLNIEVRSVGKLAKKGFYLAFQDIGACVALLSVRIYYKKCPAVVQGMALFPETVAGADSQTLAKVTGKCVQNAVSVGDVPSMHCNTDGEWLVLIGQCVCMAGYEKVGDECQGRPGPRPSRLRRSPGPSSLTSPQVSRALVPHVSAGRPGPRPSRLRRSPGSSPLTSPQVARVLAPHVSAGRPGPRPSRLRRSPGSSPLTSPQVARVLAPHVSAGRPGPRPSRLRRSPGSSPLTSPQVARVLAPHVSAGRPGPRPSRLRRSPGSSPLTSPQVARVPRPSRLRRSPGSSPLTSPQVARVLAPRVVPAVTGTCPQVARVLAPLEVPSGVRPPEDDLSGRVYRGS